The proteins below are encoded in one region of Pangasianodon hypophthalmus isolate fPanHyp1 chromosome 6, fPanHyp1.pri, whole genome shotgun sequence:
- the spata5l1 gene encoding spermatogenesis-associated protein 5-like protein 1 translates to MPQDVAVLPPERSDLGTQRCRLGPAVMEDLGLRLGSPVLVTLPGGASCLCTAWPRPDLADAYLQLDLTCCSPDLQPEDLRGLRLGVERLGALSCPQVKRLRVTALVQSGECKRRTSAQAVGALAAELLTGLYVHEKHLVNISHAGTPIRFLQVDSVNSGSHKAGRVTSETRLDVVSVRTVETHRRWAREGSAVPLGGLEEVRASLREMLTLPLRYPISTRRVGVAAGRGALLVGPPGVGKTQLVRGVARDARAALVTVSGPVVVGSRPGESEENLRAAFARASDAAREEPCVLFIDEIDALCPKRSSSTGAPENRLVAQLLTLMDGIGSDEEFVIIGATNRPDALDPALRRPGRFDREIVVGVPTLQQRYRVLQCVCRGVPLSPSVDLHSVAEMTSGYVGADLSALSREAALQAILHSTQGGAGDSGQSGGEEGKVLMEHFVKALRLVPPSCLRSSVGVAEFQPVSWERIGGLEEVKLRLRQSVEWPMKYPEAFVRMGVCRARGVLLFGPPGCAKTTLVKAAASSSHCSFLTLSGAELYSPYVGDSERALAQLFRQARACSPSIVFLDEIDSLVGCRDDGGSCRGSSVQAQVLSVLLNELDGVGFKTAERRGTGQSERENKRTRRDQRMQLQEVCNQDVMIVAATNRPDMLDSALLRPGRFDHIIYVPPPDLQARLAILQLHTEKMPLNSDVCLEDLAARTNLFSGADLENLCKEAALLALHEEGMSVSMVQQKHFQKVLQNFQPSISSQQLLQYQQLFKHNFS, encoded by the exons ATGCCGCAGGATGTGGCGGTTCTCCCGCCGGAGCGCTCGGACCTCGGGACGCAGCGGTGCCGTCTGGGCCCGGCGGTGATGGAGGATCTGGGTCTGCGTCTCGGGTCTCCGGTGCTGGTGACGCTGCCGGGCGGAGCTTCCTGTCTCTGTACAGCGTGGCCACGCCCCGACCTGGCCGACGCCTACCTGCAGCTGGACCTCACCTGCTGCTCGCCGGACCTCCAGCCCGAGGATCTCCGCGGACTCCGCCTCGGCGTGGAGCGTCTCGGGGCGCTGAGCTGTCCGCAGGTGAAGCGTCTGCGTGTGACGGCGCTGGTGCAGAGCGGCGAGTGTAAACGCAGGACGTCTGCGCAGGCGGTCGGAGCGCTGGCCGCGGAGCTGCTCACGGGGCTGTACGTCCACGAGAAGCACCTGGTGAACATCTCGCATGCAGGAACTCCCATTCGCTTCCTGCAGGTGGACAGCGTGAACTCGGGTTCTCATAAAGCGGGGCGCGTGACGTCTGAGACCCGTCTGGACGTGGTGTCGGTCCGGACGGTGGAAACACACCGGCGCTGGGCGCGTGAAGGTTCCGCCGTGCCTTTGGGAGGACTGGAGGAGGTCCGAGCCTCGCTGAGGGAGATGCTGACGCTCCCGCTGCGTTATCCGATCAGCACGCGGCGTGTGGGCGTGGCGGCGGGGCGTGGCGCGTTGCTGGTGGGACCTCCGGGCGTGGGGAAGACGCAGCTGGTGCGCGGCGTGGCGCGGGACGCGCGGGCGGCGCTGGTGACGGTGAGCGGGCCGGTGGTGGTGGGGTCGCGACCCGGAGAGAGCGAGGAGAACCTGCGTGCTGCGTTTGCTCGAGCCTCGGACGCAGCACGAGAGGAACCGTGTGTGCTCTTCATCGACGAGATCGACGCGCTGTGTCCGAAACGGAGCTCCAGCACCGGAGCCCCGGAGAACCGACTCGTCGCTCAGCTCCTCACCCTCATGGATGGAATCGGCAGCGATGAAGAGTTCGTCATCATCGGAGCCACCAACCGGCCGGACGCCCTCGACCCGGCGCTCAGGAGACCCGGCCGCTTCGACAGAGAG atagtgGTAGGTGTTCCCACTCTGCAGCAGCGGTACCGggttctgcagtgtgtgtgtcgcgGTGTTCCGCTCTCCCCGAGCGTAGACCTGCACTCCGTCGCTGAGATGACGAGCGGATACGTGGGGGCGGATCTGAGCGCGCTCAGTAGAGAGGCGGCACTGCAGGCCATACTGCACTctacacag GGCGGGGCTGGTGATTCTGGCCAATCAGGAGGCGAGGAGGGTAAAGTGTTAATGGAGCATTTTGTGAAAGCGCTGCGATTGGTTCCTCCCTCCTGCCTGAGGAGCAGTGTGGGCGTGGCCGAGTTTCAACCTGTCAGCTGGGAGCGAATCGGAGGACTGGAGGAAGTAAAGCTCAGACTCAGACAG agtgtggaGTGGCCGATGAAGTACCCCGAGGCGTTTGTGCGTATGGGTGTGTGTCGTGCGCGGGGTGTGTTACTGTTCGGGCCGCCGGGCTGCGCTAAGACCACGCTGGTGAAAGCAGCGGCGTCTTCATCACACTGCAGCTTCCTCACGCTGAGCGGGGCGGAGCTTTACTCGCCCTACGTAGGGGACTCGGAGAGGGCACTcgctcag CTGTTCCGGCAGGCGCGGGCGTGTTCTCCCTCCATCGTGTTTCTGGACGAGATTGACAGCTTGGTGGGTTGCCGTGACGATGGAGGCAGTTGCCGTGGCAGCAGTGTACAGGCTCAGGTGTTGTCTGTCCTGCTGAACGAGTTAGACGGCGTGGGCTTTAAGACCGCTGAGAGACGAGGGACaggacagagcgagagagagaacaagagaacaCGCAGAGACCAACGG atgcAGCTACAGGAAGTGTGTAATCAGGACGTGATGATTGTTGCAGCCACTAACAGGCCGGACATGCTGGACAGCGCTCTGCTCCGCCCGGGCCGATTCGACCACATCATATACGTCCCCCCACCTGACCTACAG gctCGTCTGGCCATCCTGCAGCTCCACACAGAGAAAATGCCGCTGAACTCGGATGTGTGTTTGGAGGATCTGGCAGCTCGGACAAACCTGTTCTCCGGAGCGGACCTGGAAAACCTCTGCAAGGAG gcgGCTCTGTTAGCTCTTCATGAAGAAGGTATGAGTGTATCAATGGTGCAGCAGAAACACTTCCAGAAGGTTCTACAGAATTTTCAACCATCTATCAGCTCACAGCAGCTCCTGCAGTACCAGCAGCTCTTCAAACACAACTTCAGCTAG